One genomic region from Cellulomonas hominis encodes:
- a CDS encoding carbohydrate ABC transporter permease, giving the protein MSATATRAAGTPRPGRTASRSSAPERGPVAARRRRQGRVAWMFAAPFVLVFGFFMLVPLVSSFGMSFTDFTARDVRSPLAVNFVGLDQYVTLFGDPRFLKSLGVTATFVVIGIPVTMAVALLLAVALNNGISRFRSAFRVGFYAPVVTSIVAVSVVWRYMLQPDGLINTALGWVGIDGPAWLTDTTWALPALILMAVWRNVGTLMVIFLAGLQAVPADVQEAAVMDGASPWRRLVSITLPLLRPTLLLGAVLISVGYLQFFEEAFVMTQGGPLDSTLSTAYYTFEQFGFGKYGQASAASYVLFLAIALMSLLQFRLLRSKD; this is encoded by the coding sequence ATGAGCGCGACCGCCACCCGTGCGGCCGGGACCCCGCGTCCCGGCCGCACGGCCAGCCGCAGCAGCGCCCCCGAGCGGGGGCCGGTCGCCGCTCGGCGCCGCCGTCAGGGCCGCGTCGCGTGGATGTTCGCCGCACCGTTCGTCCTGGTGTTCGGCTTCTTCATGCTCGTCCCGCTGGTCTCGTCGTTCGGCATGTCGTTCACCGACTTCACGGCGCGCGACGTGCGCAGCCCGCTCGCGGTGAACTTCGTCGGCCTCGACCAGTACGTCACCCTGTTCGGCGACCCCCGGTTCCTCAAGTCGCTCGGCGTCACCGCGACGTTCGTGGTCATCGGCATCCCCGTGACCATGGCCGTGGCGCTGCTCCTGGCCGTGGCGCTGAACAACGGGATCAGCCGGTTCCGGTCGGCGTTCCGCGTGGGGTTCTACGCCCCCGTGGTCACCAGCATCGTCGCGGTGTCGGTCGTGTGGCGGTACATGCTCCAGCCCGACGGCCTCATCAACACCGCGCTCGGCTGGGTCGGCATCGACGGCCCGGCCTGGCTCACCGACACCACGTGGGCGCTGCCCGCGCTGATCCTCATGGCGGTCTGGCGGAACGTCGGCACGCTCATGGTCATCTTCCTGGCGGGGCTCCAGGCGGTCCCCGCCGACGTGCAGGAGGCCGCCGTCATGGACGGCGCGAGCCCGTGGCGCCGGCTGGTCAGCATCACGCTGCCGCTGCTGCGCCCGACCCTGCTGCTGGGCGCCGTCCTCATCTCCGTCGGCTACCTCCAGTTCTTCGAGGAGGCCTTCGTGATGACGCAGGGCGGGCCGCTCGACTCGACCCTCTCCACGGCCTACTACACGTTCGAGCAGTTCGGCTTCGGCAAGTACGGGCAGGCGTCCGCCGCGTCCTACGTGCTGTTCCTGGCGATCGCGCTCATGAGCCTGCTGCAGTTCCGGCTGCTGCGGTCCAAGGACTGA
- the mshD gene encoding mycothiol synthase, with product MGEATIEASGALPGDDAGAVRALADAAGAADGVPPLSEQPLLWLDGGGPGVRHLVAAAPDGATAGYAQVDLRDPALATAELVVHPAHRRRGVGSALLDAAVAAVRERGGDGVSVWAHGDLPAARALAAARGLPVVRELWQMALDPVVVPELPPLPDGVAVRAFRPGRDEDAWVRVNARAFAAHPEQGRLTRADLDDRAAEPWFDPAGFLLAVRGDALLGFGWTKVADPAEGEIYALGVDPDARGQGLGPALTARMLAHLAGRGVGRVVLYTEGDNHAAIRVYRAAGFARSAVDVVYRAG from the coding sequence GTGGGTGAAGCGACCATCGAGGCCTCCGGGGCGCTCCCGGGCGACGACGCCGGCGCCGTGCGCGCGCTCGCCGACGCCGCGGGCGCCGCCGACGGGGTACCGCCGCTGTCCGAGCAGCCGCTGCTGTGGCTCGACGGCGGCGGGCCCGGCGTGCGGCACCTGGTCGCCGCGGCACCGGACGGGGCGACCGCCGGGTACGCGCAGGTCGACCTCCGGGACCCGGCGCTGGCGACGGCCGAGCTGGTCGTCCACCCGGCGCACCGGCGGCGCGGCGTCGGATCGGCGCTGCTGGACGCGGCGGTCGCGGCGGTCCGGGAGCGCGGCGGGGACGGCGTCTCCGTGTGGGCGCACGGGGACCTGCCCGCGGCCCGGGCGCTCGCCGCGGCGCGCGGGCTGCCGGTCGTGCGGGAGCTGTGGCAGATGGCCCTGGACCCGGTGGTCGTGCCGGAGCTCCCGCCGCTGCCCGACGGCGTCGCGGTGCGGGCGTTCCGGCCGGGCCGGGACGAGGACGCGTGGGTGCGGGTCAACGCCCGGGCCTTCGCGGCGCACCCCGAGCAGGGGCGGCTGACCCGGGCCGACCTCGACGACCGGGCCGCCGAGCCGTGGTTCGACCCGGCCGGGTTCCTGCTGGCCGTCCGCGGCGACGCGCTGCTCGGCTTCGGCTGGACCAAGGTCGCCGACCCCGCGGAGGGTGAGATCTACGCGCTGGGGGTCGACCCCGACGCCCGCGGGCAGGGCCTCGGGCCCGCGCTGACCGCCCGGATGCTCGCGCACCTGGCGGGGCGGGGCGTCGGCCGCGTCGTGCTGTACACCGAGGGCGACAACCACGCCGCGATCCGGGTGTACCGGGCGGCCGGCTTCGCGCGCTCGGCGGTCGACGTCGTGTACCGCGCGGGCTGA
- a CDS encoding NUDIX hydrolase, giving the protein MKAVPVVEAAGALVWRVRQGRLQVVLVHRPRYKDWSWPKGKLEPGEHVVTAAVREVEEEAGLDVVLGRPLPGLEYPLADGRFKRVHYWSAQVAGRPDRPAVHARPPAQHASADEIDRVRWMDADVARRRLTREDDRVPLDALVDAHARGRLDTRALVVVRHGRARSRASWGKGEATRPLTDAGKRQAAALVPVLSGFGVAEVVTSPWARCRSTVAPYTAAAGLAATEDEPLTEAAHEESPEKTAGVVADRLRAGTDVAVCTHRPVLPTVLDVVAAHARPRVRAALPAADPYLRPGQVLVCHVSGAADDPHVEAVEVHTPLV; this is encoded by the coding sequence GTGAAGGCTGTCCCCGTCGTCGAGGCCGCGGGGGCCCTGGTCTGGCGGGTCCGGCAGGGCCGCCTGCAGGTCGTCCTCGTGCACCGCCCCCGGTACAAGGACTGGTCCTGGCCGAAGGGCAAGCTCGAGCCGGGCGAGCACGTCGTCACCGCCGCCGTCCGCGAGGTCGAGGAGGAGGCCGGGCTGGACGTCGTGCTCGGCCGCCCGCTGCCCGGCCTCGAGTACCCGCTCGCCGACGGCCGGTTCAAGCGCGTGCACTACTGGTCCGCGCAGGTCGCCGGCCGCCCCGACCGGCCCGCCGTGCACGCGCGGCCGCCCGCCCAGCACGCCTCCGCCGACGAGATCGACCGGGTGCGCTGGATGGACGCCGACGTCGCCCGCCGCCGCCTCACCCGCGAGGACGACCGGGTCCCGCTCGACGCCCTGGTGGACGCGCACGCCCGCGGGCGGCTCGACACGCGGGCGCTCGTGGTGGTCCGGCACGGCCGCGCCCGCAGCCGCGCGTCCTGGGGCAAGGGCGAGGCCACCCGGCCCCTCACCGACGCCGGGAAGCGGCAGGCCGCCGCGCTCGTGCCGGTGCTGTCCGGGTTCGGCGTCGCCGAGGTCGTCACCAGCCCGTGGGCACGCTGCCGCAGCACCGTCGCGCCGTACACCGCGGCCGCGGGCCTCGCCGCGACCGAGGACGAGCCGCTCACCGAGGCTGCGCACGAGGAGTCGCCGGAGAAGACCGCCGGCGTCGTCGCCGACCGGCTCCGGGCGGGGACCGACGTCGCCGTGTGCACGCACCGCCCGGTGCTGCCGACCGTGCTCGACGTGGTCGCCGCGCACGCCCGCCCGCGGGTCCGCGCCGCGCTGCCCGCTGCGGACCCGTACCTGCGGCCCGGTCAGGTGCTGGTGTGCCACGTCTCCGGCGCGGCCGACGACCCGCACGTGGAGGCGGTCGAGGTGCACACGCCGCTCGTCTGA
- a CDS encoding NAD(P)-binding domain-containing protein has product MTPTDASADVVVVGAGQAGLAVAAHLARSGFVPAGTAGGPTYVVLDASAGPGGAWRERWPGLTMRTVNGVYELPGRALPEFPADEPASSALTRYFGDYERDLALAVRRPVQVRVVRDDGGLLAVETVERPGTDDRRHDRAPAGVPTAVPDPDDGLGCGVGAARPVPVPAPAPDAPATPAAPPPPAPAPARRRLARTWHARALVNATGTWTRPFWPSYPGRDDFAGTQLHTHDYRTPEEFAGRRVLVVGGGISAVQHLLAIHPHAASTTWVTRRPPDWRDEEFSPELGRAAVARVEDRTRAGLPPGSIVSATGLPLTPEYRAGIAAGVLRARPVFARLVPDGAVWDEAAARGPLADGWVTGPVREAADVVLWATGFRPALDHLRPLGLRNPEGGIVMDGTQVLADPRVQLVGYGPSASTVGANRAGREAVRRIRALLDV; this is encoded by the coding sequence GTGACCCCGACCGACGCCTCCGCGGACGTCGTGGTGGTCGGTGCGGGCCAGGCCGGCCTCGCCGTGGCGGCGCACCTCGCGCGCTCGGGCTTCGTCCCGGCGGGGACCGCGGGCGGCCCGACGTACGTGGTCCTGGACGCCTCCGCCGGCCCGGGCGGGGCGTGGCGCGAGCGCTGGCCCGGTCTGACCATGCGCACGGTGAACGGCGTCTACGAGCTGCCCGGCCGCGCCCTGCCGGAGTTCCCGGCGGACGAGCCCGCGTCGAGCGCGCTGACCCGGTACTTCGGCGACTACGAGCGGGACCTGGCGCTCGCGGTGCGCCGGCCGGTCCAGGTGCGCGTGGTCCGGGACGACGGCGGGCTGCTGGCGGTCGAGACCGTGGAGCGGCCGGGCACCGACGACAGGCGGCACGACCGCGCCCCCGCCGGGGTCCCGACCGCCGTGCCGGACCCCGACGACGGCCTCGGCTGCGGCGTCGGCGCCGCCCGCCCGGTCCCGGTCCCCGCGCCCGCCCCGGACGCGCCCGCCACGCCCGCCGCGCCTCCGCCGCCCGCGCCCGCCCCGGCCCGCCGCCGCCTCGCCCGCACCTGGCACGCCCGGGCGCTGGTGAACGCCACCGGCACCTGGACCCGTCCGTTCTGGCCGTCCTACCCGGGGCGGGACGACTTCGCCGGCACCCAGCTGCACACCCACGACTACCGGACCCCGGAGGAGTTCGCGGGCCGCCGGGTGCTCGTCGTCGGCGGCGGCATCTCGGCGGTGCAGCACCTGCTCGCGATCCACCCGCACGCGGCGTCGACCACGTGGGTCACCCGCCGCCCGCCGGACTGGCGCGACGAGGAGTTCTCCCCGGAGCTCGGCCGCGCCGCCGTCGCCCGGGTCGAGGACCGCACCCGCGCCGGCCTGCCGCCGGGCAGCATCGTGTCGGCGACCGGCCTGCCGCTGACCCCGGAGTACCGCGCGGGGATCGCGGCGGGCGTGCTGCGCGCCCGGCCGGTGTTCGCGCGGCTGGTCCCGGACGGGGCGGTCTGGGACGAGGCGGCGGCGCGCGGCCCGCTCGCGGACGGCTGGGTCACCGGCCCGGTGCGCGAGGCCGCCGACGTGGTGCTCTGGGCGACCGGGTTCCGTCCGGCGCTGGACCACCTGCGTCCGCTCGGCCTGCGGAACCCCGAGGGCGGCATCGTGATGGACGGGACTCAGGTGCTCGCGGACCCGCGCGTGCAGCTCGTCGGCTACGGCCCGAGCGCGAGCACGGTCGGGGCCAACCGCGCGGGCCGCGAGGCGGTCCGCCGCATCCGGGCCCTGCTCGACGTCTGA
- a CDS encoding RNA degradosome polyphosphate kinase yields MNDASSSDGTPRGRTRRPSAATAATGRRASAPAARGRSTASRTRPAGATEDAASSNGTASDGGSGSGATTAPVPVTSAPTARTRPLAPELAAHIAEHIAPSPRPGTAVLDDAELPPLPTDRFLDREVSWLAFNERVLQLAEDPGQPLLERVRYLAIFASNLDEFFMVRVAGLKRRIATGLAVTAASGLSPRQVLEAISVRAHDLAARHARVFAEQVQPELAQQGITLVRWDELGEAEQDRLRKFFRKQIFPVLTPLAVDPAHPFPYISGLSLNLAVVVVNPATGKEHFARVKVPPLLPRYIAVDARGRPSAAAAQAPTDRGPMSFVPVEDVISQHLDHLFPGMEVREHHTFRVTRNEDVEVEEDDAENLLQAMEKELLRRRFGPPVRLEIADTISPRIRQLLVRELGVAEEEVYELPAPLDHTGLNLIADLDRADLQYPRFVPTTHRFLAEVESATPTDVFAAIRTRDILLHHPYDSFSTSVQTFLEQAAADPKVLAIKQTLYRTSGDSPIVDALIDAAEAGKQVLALVEIKARFDEQANIEWARKLEQAGVHVVYGIVGLKTHAKLSLVVRQESDGLRRYCHVGTGNYNPKTARLYTDLGLLTSDPDVGQDLTRLFNQLSGYAPKSRFHRLLVAPRSVRAGLVERIDREAQAAREGRPAWIKIKVNSMVDEETIDALYRASQAGVPIDLCVRGICALRPGVPGLSETVRVRSILGRFLEHARVFAFAADAGVTPEVADTGRDTDGPRLPGPEVYIGSADLMHRNLDRRVEALVRLADAEQIAELVDLLDESMDDGTSSWHLGPDGAWTRHSEGPDGPLRDLQSMLIYRQRRRLGAAR; encoded by the coding sequence ATGAACGACGCCTCCTCCTCCGACGGGACCCCGCGGGGCCGCACCCGACGCCCGTCCGCCGCCACGGCGGCAACCGGTCGACGCGCGTCCGCGCCCGCGGCGCGGGGCCGGTCCACCGCGTCCCGGACGCGTCCCGCCGGGGCCACGGAGGACGCGGCGTCGTCGAACGGCACGGCCTCCGACGGCGGCTCGGGCTCGGGCGCCACCACCGCCCCCGTGCCCGTGACCTCCGCGCCGACCGCCCGCACCCGGCCGCTGGCGCCCGAGCTCGCCGCGCACATCGCCGAGCACATCGCCCCCTCGCCCCGCCCCGGCACCGCGGTGCTCGACGACGCGGAGCTCCCGCCGCTGCCGACGGACCGGTTCCTCGACCGCGAGGTGTCCTGGCTCGCGTTCAACGAGCGGGTGCTGCAGCTCGCGGAGGACCCGGGCCAGCCGCTGCTGGAGCGCGTGCGGTACCTGGCGATCTTCGCGTCGAACCTGGACGAGTTCTTCATGGTCCGCGTCGCCGGCCTGAAGCGCCGCATCGCGACGGGCCTCGCCGTGACCGCCGCCTCGGGGCTGAGCCCGCGGCAGGTGCTCGAGGCGATCAGCGTGCGGGCGCACGACCTCGCCGCCCGGCACGCCCGGGTGTTCGCCGAGCAGGTGCAGCCCGAGCTCGCGCAGCAGGGCATCACCCTGGTCCGCTGGGACGAGCTCGGTGAGGCCGAGCAGGACCGGCTGCGGAAGTTCTTCCGCAAGCAGATCTTCCCGGTGCTGACCCCGCTGGCGGTCGACCCGGCGCACCCGTTCCCGTACATCTCCGGGCTGTCGCTCAACCTGGCCGTCGTCGTGGTGAACCCGGCGACCGGCAAGGAGCACTTCGCCCGGGTCAAGGTGCCGCCGCTGCTCCCCCGGTACATCGCCGTCGACGCGCGCGGCCGCCCGAGCGCCGCCGCCGCGCAGGCGCCGACCGACCGCGGCCCGATGTCGTTCGTGCCGGTCGAGGACGTCATCTCGCAGCACCTTGACCACCTGTTCCCCGGCATGGAGGTGCGGGAGCACCACACGTTCCGCGTCACCCGCAACGAGGACGTGGAGGTCGAGGAGGACGACGCCGAGAACCTGCTCCAGGCCATGGAGAAGGAGCTGCTGCGCCGCCGGTTCGGCCCGCCCGTGCGCCTGGAGATCGCGGACACGATCAGCCCGCGCATCCGCCAGCTGCTGGTGCGCGAGCTCGGGGTCGCCGAGGAGGAGGTCTACGAGCTGCCCGCGCCGCTCGACCACACGGGCCTCAACCTCATCGCGGACCTGGACCGGGCGGACCTGCAGTACCCGCGGTTCGTCCCGACCACGCACCGGTTCCTCGCCGAGGTCGAGAGCGCGACCCCGACCGACGTGTTCGCCGCGATCCGGACCCGGGACATCCTGCTGCACCACCCGTACGACTCGTTCTCGACCTCGGTGCAGACGTTCCTCGAGCAGGCCGCCGCGGACCCGAAGGTCCTCGCGATCAAGCAGACGCTGTACCGGACCTCCGGCGACTCGCCGATCGTGGACGCCCTGATCGACGCTGCCGAGGCCGGCAAGCAGGTGCTCGCCCTGGTGGAGATCAAGGCGCGGTTCGACGAGCAGGCCAACATCGAGTGGGCCCGCAAGCTCGAGCAGGCCGGCGTGCACGTCGTGTACGGCATCGTCGGGCTCAAGACGCACGCGAAGCTGTCGCTGGTGGTCCGGCAGGAGTCGGACGGCCTGCGCCGGTACTGCCACGTCGGGACCGGCAACTACAACCCGAAGACCGCGCGCCTCTACACGGACCTCGGCCTGCTGACCTCCGACCCGGACGTCGGGCAGGACCTCACGCGCCTGTTCAACCAGCTCTCCGGCTATGCGCCGAAGTCCCGGTTCCACCGGCTGCTGGTCGCGCCGCGGTCCGTCCGGGCCGGGCTGGTCGAGCGGATCGACCGCGAGGCGCAGGCCGCGCGCGAGGGCCGGCCGGCGTGGATCAAGATCAAGGTGAACTCGATGGTCGACGAGGAGACCATCGACGCGCTGTACCGCGCCTCCCAGGCCGGCGTGCCGATCGACCTGTGCGTCCGCGGCATCTGCGCGCTGCGGCCGGGCGTCCCGGGGCTGTCCGAGACGGTGCGCGTGCGCTCGATCCTCGGACGGTTCCTCGAGCACGCGCGGGTGTTCGCGTTCGCGGCGGACGCCGGGGTGACGCCGGAGGTCGCGGACACCGGGCGGGACACGGACGGCCCGCGGCTGCCGGGGCCGGAGGTGTACATCGGGTCCGCCGACCTCATGCACCGGAACCTGGACCGCCGCGTCGAGGCCCTGGTGCGGCTGGCCGACGCCGAGCAGATCGCCGAGCTCGTGGACCTGCTGGACGAGTCGATGGACGACGGCACGTCGTCGTGGCACCTGGGCCCGGACGGCGCCTGGACCCGGCACTCCGAGGGACCCGACGGCCCGCTGCGGGACCTGCAGTCGATGCTGATCTACCGGCAGCGCCGCCGGCTGGGCGCCGCCCGGTGA
- a CDS encoding carbohydrate ABC transporter permease, translating to MATITSPVTPTVPAAPQRPRRRRRFSTGRALTYTVLVVGVAAWLLPFAWMVLGSVKTQREILTKPPTWWPENPTLDNFSTWFNELHFTQYFTNSFVVAVVTVLGNLLFCSMVGYALAKMDFAGKKVLFTLVMTMLMVPGVVTFVPLFVMVTKLGLLNTYPALILPFVTQPVGVFLMRQFMLGIPDELIEAARMDGAGELRIFARVVMPLCGPPLATLGILTFLGSWNNFLWPLVASQSQDMYTLPVALSLYSTGQRGTDYGLLLAGAVLIITPILLLFLALQRYFIQGVATTGLK from the coding sequence ATGGCCACCATCACCAGCCCCGTCACCCCGACGGTCCCGGCCGCGCCGCAGCGGCCGCGCCGCCGCCGGCGGTTCAGCACCGGGCGCGCGCTCACCTACACCGTCCTCGTCGTCGGCGTGGCCGCCTGGCTGCTGCCGTTCGCCTGGATGGTCCTCGGCTCGGTCAAGACGCAGCGCGAGATCCTCACGAAGCCGCCGACCTGGTGGCCCGAGAACCCGACGCTCGACAACTTCAGCACCTGGTTCAACGAGCTGCACTTCACGCAGTACTTCACGAACTCGTTCGTGGTCGCCGTCGTGACGGTGCTCGGGAACCTGCTGTTCTGCTCGATGGTCGGCTACGCGCTGGCCAAGATGGACTTCGCCGGCAAGAAGGTGCTGTTCACGCTGGTCATGACCATGCTCATGGTCCCGGGCGTCGTCACGTTCGTGCCGCTGTTCGTCATGGTCACGAAGCTCGGGCTGCTCAACACCTACCCGGCCCTGATCCTGCCGTTCGTCACCCAGCCGGTCGGCGTGTTCCTCATGCGGCAGTTCATGCTCGGGATCCCGGACGAGCTCATCGAGGCCGCCCGGATGGACGGTGCCGGCGAGCTGCGCATCTTCGCCCGCGTGGTGATGCCGCTGTGCGGTCCGCCGCTCGCGACGCTCGGGATCCTCACGTTCCTCGGCTCGTGGAACAACTTCCTGTGGCCGCTCGTGGCGTCGCAGAGCCAGGACATGTACACGCTGCCCGTCGCGCTGTCGCTGTACTCGACGGGCCAGCGGGGCACCGACTACGGCCTGCTGCTCGCGGGGGCGGTGCTCATCATCACGCCGATCCTGCTGCTCTTCCTCGCGCTGCAGCGGTACTTCATCCAGGGCGTCGCGACCACCGGCCTCAAGTAG
- a CDS encoding LacI family DNA-binding transcriptional regulator, with the protein MPRRPTVYDVAERAGVSIATVSFTFRQPERVRESTRDAVLAAARELGYVPSASARGLAHGSTGALGLYAFDLMLAAPQSGAAAAPPPSGEHPDSDPRAFPLYVDEVQRGVELECWQRGQALLLSSGSGTGAAVTEIAGRVDGLAMFPGPTPVEALEHVARRIPVVAFSMPPVADGLHHVTVDNRAGMRDLVGHLVGDHGLRDLAFVGRLTTPDYAERFAGFREALAAAGLPEPAEPLDPTDLAEPHRLEVVAELADADRLPRALVCASDQHALAVLDLLAARGIPAPERVVVTGFDGILAGRLTRPSLTTVRQPMVAMGRLAVQVLVRHAGTAAGEPESHRLPVEVVRRESCGCPGV; encoded by the coding sequence GTGCCGCGTCGACCCACCGTCTACGACGTCGCCGAGCGCGCCGGCGTGTCCATCGCGACCGTGTCGTTCACGTTCCGCCAGCCCGAGCGCGTCCGCGAGTCCACGCGCGACGCCGTGCTCGCCGCCGCGCGCGAGCTCGGCTACGTCCCGTCCGCGAGCGCCCGCGGCCTCGCGCACGGCAGCACCGGCGCGCTCGGGCTCTACGCGTTCGACCTCATGCTCGCCGCCCCGCAGTCCGGCGCGGCCGCCGCCCCGCCGCCCTCCGGCGAGCACCCCGACTCCGACCCGCGCGCCTTCCCGCTGTACGTCGACGAGGTGCAGCGCGGCGTCGAGCTCGAGTGCTGGCAGCGCGGGCAGGCCCTGCTGCTCAGCAGCGGCTCCGGCACCGGCGCAGCCGTCACCGAGATCGCCGGACGCGTGGACGGGCTCGCGATGTTCCCCGGGCCGACGCCCGTCGAGGCGCTGGAGCACGTCGCCCGGCGGATCCCGGTCGTCGCCTTCAGCATGCCGCCCGTCGCCGACGGCCTGCACCACGTCACCGTCGACAACCGCGCCGGCATGCGCGACCTCGTCGGCCACCTGGTCGGCGACCACGGCCTGCGCGACCTCGCATTCGTCGGCCGCCTCACCACGCCCGACTACGCCGAGCGGTTCGCCGGGTTCCGCGAGGCGCTCGCCGCCGCCGGGCTCCCCGAGCCCGCCGAGCCCCTCGACCCCACCGACCTCGCCGAGCCGCACCGGCTGGAGGTCGTCGCCGAGCTCGCGGACGCCGACCGGCTGCCGCGGGCGCTGGTCTGCGCGAGCGACCAGCACGCGCTCGCCGTGCTCGACCTGCTCGCCGCCCGGGGCATCCCCGCGCCCGAGCGGGTGGTGGTCACCGGGTTCGACGGCATCCTCGCCGGACGGCTGACGCGTCCCTCGCTGACGACGGTGCGGCAGCCGATGGTCGCGATGGGGCGGCTGGCGGTGCAGGTGCTGGTCCGGCACGCGGGCACGGCCGCCGGGGAGCCGGAGTCGCACCGCCTGCCGGTCGAGGTGGTCCGCCGGGAGAGCTGCGGCTGCCCGGGGGTCTGA
- a CDS encoding extracellular solute-binding protein: protein MIRPAARVALVTALALTALTACGRSDDTGSTGSTDASTLGSGEASGELTVWAMGTEGEALPDFVQDFVDANPDVDIEVVPIPWDAARDKFQTAIAAGTTPDVAMMGTTWMAEFGDAFAPVPDGIDTSDFFAGSVDTTELAGQAVGVPWYVDTRVLYYRTDLAEQAGWTEAPADWDELQQMLTDIKDKTDAEYGIRLLASGNDAFQGSLWAPWSNGAALMDEDGSEWTLDTPEMAEAYEYYTSFFDQGLANAQADRTPGATEADFVDGRVGAFIEGPFMMGSLEQLGGEEFADKYATARIPAGKTSTSFAGGSNLVVFNDSDNQDAAWKLVDWLTQPDVQVDFYELTGDLPSSQSAWDDPALADDEKLAVFGEQLQDTQSPPVNTAWVQVAAAADSALERMIVSGEDPAEALAALQEQATSIGVG, encoded by the coding sequence ATGATCCGTCCCGCCGCGCGCGTCGCCCTGGTGACCGCGCTCGCCCTGACCGCGCTCACCGCGTGCGGTCGCTCCGACGACACCGGGAGCACCGGAAGCACCGACGCGTCCACCCTCGGATCGGGGGAGGCCAGCGGCGAGCTCACCGTGTGGGCCATGGGCACCGAGGGCGAGGCCCTGCCCGACTTCGTGCAGGACTTCGTCGACGCCAACCCCGACGTCGACATCGAGGTCGTCCCGATCCCCTGGGACGCCGCCCGCGACAAGTTCCAGACCGCCATCGCCGCCGGCACCACGCCCGACGTCGCGATGATGGGCACCACCTGGATGGCCGAGTTCGGCGACGCGTTCGCCCCGGTGCCCGACGGCATCGACACCAGCGACTTCTTCGCCGGCTCGGTCGACACCACCGAGCTCGCCGGCCAGGCCGTCGGCGTGCCGTGGTACGTCGACACCCGGGTGCTGTACTACCGGACCGACCTCGCCGAGCAGGCGGGCTGGACCGAGGCCCCGGCCGACTGGGACGAGCTGCAGCAGATGCTCACCGACATCAAGGACAAGACGGACGCCGAGTACGGCATCCGCCTGCTGGCCTCCGGCAACGACGCGTTCCAGGGCTCGCTCTGGGCGCCGTGGTCGAACGGTGCCGCCCTGATGGACGAGGACGGCTCCGAGTGGACGCTCGACACCCCGGAGATGGCCGAGGCGTACGAGTACTACACGTCCTTCTTCGACCAGGGCCTCGCGAACGCGCAGGCCGACCGCACGCCCGGCGCCACCGAGGCCGACTTCGTCGACGGCCGCGTCGGCGCGTTCATCGAGGGCCCGTTCATGATGGGCTCGCTCGAGCAGCTGGGCGGCGAGGAGTTCGCCGACAAGTACGCCACCGCGCGCATCCCCGCCGGGAAGACGTCCACGTCGTTCGCGGGCGGCTCGAACCTCGTGGTCTTCAACGACTCCGACAACCAGGACGCCGCCTGGAAGCTCGTGGACTGGCTGACCCAGCCCGACGTCCAGGTCGACTTCTACGAGCTGACCGGCGACCTGCCGTCCTCGCAGTCCGCGTGGGACGACCCGGCCCTGGCCGACGACGAGAAGCTGGCCGTGTTCGGCGAGCAGCTCCAGGACACGCAGTCCCCGCCGGTGAACACCGCGTGGGTGCAGGTCGCCGCGGCGGCCGACTCGGCGCTGGAGCGGATGATCGTCAGCGGCGAGGACCCGGCCGAGGCGCTCGCCGCGCTCCAGGAGCAGGCGACGTCGATCGGCGTGGGCTGA